A region of Mercenaria mercenaria strain notata unplaced genomic scaffold, MADL_Memer_1 contig_3371, whole genome shotgun sequence DNA encodes the following proteins:
- the LOC128553000 gene encoding uncharacterized protein LOC128553000 — translation MAVSGRKLTDLPGPVSSSSKDYNCDPCLTIGQHIKAHGFCIDCQEYLCMNCFECHQRTKASKDHQLVKSDTDSGRGSNECTEKCHVHKKEALKFFCKNHEVLGCTDCMTMDHRTCDLDYIPDKCEGIVDSEECRQIMRELDQKVKEIENIIQQATVKSSQVDSCRGNVVEEIIKFRKEINDHLDKIQKNIESDADERKSKDEQIIKSVLEKCTGVSSEMKEVQSRIQDSTSAKQDAQLYITIKRAKSKLSSDEINDARVALEDTNVNYVFERCEYLQNILSNQVFGRLNDSTDATGPSLTVPFDRLTLTDSINVKTKSETDPKFITGCAVLSSHKVIIADFDNKTLNAIDTDSKVIKEMKKIDSEPWDIAVLPQDQIAVTIPGMSVINIMTTASKLSVVRITPVKGRCRSVTYHQDNIYVVCKNPTRILSMDIRGNVHRKILLDNKKFKEPRYIVIDKDSTNIYVSEHSTNSVLCVTQTGEILSIFRHNDLCEPEGITLLDDASLLVCSYDNNAILHISVDFKQCQEFASVEDPQSICCNYGQQMVYVGSHGCDQLRVLNLK, via the coding sequence ATGGCAGTATCGGGACGTAAACTAACCGACCTTCCTGGACCAGTGTCCAGTAGTTCAAAGGACTACAACTGTGACCCATGTTTGACCATCGGTCAGCATATTAAAGCTCATGGATTTTGCATCGACTGCCAGGAATATCTATGCATGAATTGTTTTGAATGTCACCAGAGGACAAAGGCCTCGAAAGATCACCAACTTGTAAAAAGTGATACGGATTCAGGTCGAGGTTCAAATGAGTGTACTGAAAAGTGCCATGTGCACAAGAAAGAAGCTTTAAAATTCTTCTGTAAGAATCATGAAGTACTTGGTTGTACAGACTGCATGACTATGGATCATAGGACATGTGACCTTGACTACATACCTGATAAATGTGAAGGAATAGTGGACAGTGAAGAATGCAGACAAATTATGAGAGAGCTGGATCAGAAGGTGAAAGAAATAGAGAATATTATTCAACAGGCTACCGTTAAAAGCAGTCAGGTTGACTCTTGCCGTGGGAATGTTGTAGAAGAAATCATTAAATtcagaaaagaaataaatgaccACTTagataaaattcagaaaaatattgAGTCCGATGCTGATGAAAGAAAGTCAAAAGATGAACAGATAATCAAAAGTGTGCTTGAAAAATGTACCGGCGTTTCTTCAGAAATGAAAGAAGTTCAGTCACGGATACAGGACAGCACATCTGCAAAACAGGATGCACAACTCTATATCACCATAAAGCGTGCCAAGTCCAAGCTAAGTTCAGATGAAATAAATGATGCCAGGGTAGCTTTGGAAGATACGAATGTTAACTATGTGTTTGAACGTTGTGAATATCTACAAAACATACTGTCCAATCAAGTATTTGGGAGGCTTAACGATTCTACGGATGCTACTGGACCTAGTTTAACGGTGCCATTTGACAGGCTGACCCTTACAGATAGTattaatgttaaaacaaaatcagaGACCGATCCAAAGTTCATCACAGGGTGTGCTGTTCTGTCCAGTCACAAAGTCATAATCGCTGACTTTGACAACAAAACGCTGAACGCCATTGACACAGACAGTAAAgtcataaaagaaatgaaaaaaattgattCAGAACCATGGGACATTGCTGTACTTCCTCAGGACCAGATTGCCGTGACAATACCAGGAATGAGTGTGATCAATATAATGACAACCGCTAGTAAACTGTCAGTTGTCAGAATTACTCCAGTTAAAGGACGATGTAGAAGTGTAACTTATCATCAAGATAATATATATGTGGTTTGCAAGAATCCTACTCGTATATTATCAATGGATATTCGAGGAAATGTCCACAGGAAGATTTTGCTggataataaaaagtttaaagagCCACGTTACATTGTTATTGATAAGGATTCAACAAATATCTATGTAAGCGAACATAGCACTAACTCTGTACTCTGTGTAACACAGACAGGTGAAATATTGTCCATATTCCGCCACAATGATCTATGTGAGCCTGAAGGGATTACTCTGTTAGATGATGCGTCATTGTTGGTATGCAGCTACGATAACAATGCGATTCTTCACATTTCAGTGGACTTCAAACAGTGTCAGGAATTCGCTAGCGTAGAAGATCCACAATCTATATGCTGCAATTATGGTCAACAGATGGTTTATGTTGGGAGTCATGGCTGTGATCAGTTGAGAGTATTAAATCTGAAATAA